The Anguilla anguilla isolate fAngAng1 chromosome 19, fAngAng1.pri, whole genome shotgun sequence genome has a segment encoding these proteins:
- the LOC118219313 gene encoding bisphosphoglycerate mutase-like: MAQHSLYLLRHGEGAWNKENRFCSWVDQKLSEAGVAEAQECGRLLAGRGCRFDRVFTSLLSRSVQTAWLVTEAMGQEWVPVSKSWRLNERHYGSLIGLNRAEMAQLHGEAQVKVWRRSYDVSPPPIEPAHPYYAEIYDDRRYLTCDVPRGELPRAESLKQVLDRLLPYWHDVIAPEIRGGSTVLVAAHGNSCRALLKHLEGISDADIAGVTLPTGIPVLLELDADLRPVKKHQLLGDPAKIQAAIKKVEDQGKALPNGK; the protein is encoded by the exons ATGGCCCAGCACAGCCTCTATCTGCTGCGGCACGGGGAGGGGGCGTGGAACAAGGAGAACCGCTTCTGCAGCTGGGTGGACCAGAAGCTGAGCGAGGCGGGCGTGGCCGAGGCCCAGGAGTGCGGGCGGCTCCTGGCGGGCCGGGGCTGCCGGTTCGACCGGGTCTTCACCTCCCTGCTCAGCCGCTCGGTCCAGACGGCGTGGCTGGTGACGGAGGCCATGGGCCAGGAGTGGGTGCCCGTGTCCAAGTCCTGGCGCCTGAACGAGCGCCACTACGGCTCGCTGATCGGGCTCAACCGCGCCGAGATGGCGCAGCTCCACGGCGAGGCCCAGGTGAAGGTGTGGAGGCGGAGCTACGACGTCTCGCCGCCGCCCATCGAGCCGGCGCACCCCTACTACGCGGAGATCTACGACGACCGGCGGTACCTGACGTGCGACGTGCCCCGGGGGGAGCTGCCGCGCGCCGAGAGCCTGAAGCAGGTGCTGGACCGGCTGCTGCCCTACTGGCACGACGTCATCGCGCCCGAAATCAGGGGCGGGAGCACCGTGCTCGTCGCGGCGCACGGCAACAGCTGTAGGGCCCTGCTGAAGCACCTGGAAG GGATCTCGGACGCGGACATCGCCGGGGTGACGCTGCCCACCGGCATCCCGGTCCTGCTGGAGCTGGACGCGGACCTCCGGCCCGTGAAGAAGCACCAGCTCCTGGGAGACCCGGCCAAGATCCAGGCCGCCATCAAGAAGGTGGAGGACCAGGGGAAAGCCCTGCCCAACGGGAAATAA
- the LOC118219293 gene encoding caldesmon, smooth muscle-like — MAETDRSIAQSLSPTASEEGQEEGADPAVSGGDESGREAGPAGRDPETGTRAESEGEDEKKIGEEEEDEEDEEHEEPEAVALQKDKAGEADKENAVAPRPKEQEGGFHDDDAAGKHGKPESRGNPLSSEAREAERRAEEVKRRRGDPESEELKRMRQETEAELQELRKRREERRKVLEEAEKQKKREMEERKAREEEEKRQMKEGIERRRAEAAEKRQKTDGEAAKPFVCVGPRGSSLKIGDRAEFLNKSAQKSSTLKTSHTPTISKIDNRLEQYNTALQREARPSRLALDLPVVTDGIRSLKTRWEEGDVIGNVNINKESAHVKIAVAELISDWLHRAPEAPKSPGGMPADLKPGDVTNKRSLWENMSSAPKTPDGDVSKPVANGKAPV, encoded by the exons ATGGCTGAGACGGACAGGAGCATCGCCCAATCCCTGAGCCCGACCGCCAGTGAGGAGGgccaggaggagggggcggaccCCGCGGTCTCCGGGGGCGATGAGAGCGGccgggaggcggggccagcggGCCGTGACCCTGAAACCGGCACCCGGgcggagagcgagggggaggatGAGAAGAAGataggagaggaagaggaggacgaggaggacgaggagcatGAAGAGCCAGAGGCTGTAGCACTGCAGAAGGACAAG GCGGGAGAGGCCGATAAGGAGAACGCGGTCGCTCCCCGGCCAAAAGAACAGGAGGGAGGTTTCCATGACGACGACGCTGCCGGCAAGCACGGGAAACCGGAGAG tcgtGGGAACCCGCTCTCGTCAGAGGCGCGGGAGGCAGAACGGAGGGCGGAGGAGGTGAagcgtcgccgcggcgacccTGAGAGCGAGGAGCTGAAGAGGATGAGGCAGGAGACCGAGGcggagctgcaggagctgaggaagaggagggaggagaggaggaaggtgctggaggaggcggagaagcagaagaagcgggaaatggaggagaggaaggccAGGGAGGAG GAGGAGAAGAGGCAGATGAAGGAGGGGATCGAGCGGAGGAGGGCGGAGGCCGCGGAGAAGAGGCAGAAGACGGACGGGGAGGCCGCCAAGCCCTTCGTGTGCgtcggcccgcgggggtcctcCCTGAAG attgggGACAGGGCGGAATTTTTGAACAAGTCTGCCCAGAAAAG CAGCACATTGAAGACGTCACACACGCCGACCATCTCCAAGATCGACAACAGACTCGAGCAGTACAACACCGCACTCCAG AGGGAGGCCCGGCCCTCCCGCCTGGCGCTGGACCTGCCCGTGGTGACTGACGGGATCCGCAGCCTCAAGACCCGCTGGGAGGAGGGGGACGTGATCGGGAACGTCAACATCAACAAG GAATCAGCCCATGTGAAGATCGCCGTGGCCGAGCTCATCAGCGACTGGCTCCACCGGGCCCCCGAAGCCCCCAAATCCCCGGGAGGGATGCCTGCC gacctgaaacctGGTGATGTCACCAACAAGCGCAGCCTATGGGAGAACATGAGCTCCGCCCCaaag ACGCCAGATGGAGACGTGAGCAAGCCGGTCGCCAACG GAAAGGCTCCGGTTTGA
- the LOC118219299 gene encoding troponin T, cardiac muscle-like isoform X13: MADSEEVVEEVVAEVQEDEVEVAPALEDEAPVEEEELEPAPAPAVEEVAPEEEPEEAPAEEEEKAPVEEEAAAPAEESEEAPVDDQEMPPADEETPAQEEVPEAKEPTEDESRPKPKMFVPNIAPPKIPEGDKVDFDDIHRKRLDKDLQELQSLIDAHFIQRKKDEEELLALVSRIEKRRAERSEQQRIRAEREKERQARLAEEKERKEQEEHRKKHDDDAKKKKALTNMTQQYAGIQQKGEGRKGAKKQTEREKKKKILAERRKPLNIDHLHEDKLKEKASELWQWMMELEAEKFDLGEKLKRQKYDMNLLQTRIVEQQKFAKGRGKGKVGGRLR; the protein is encoded by the exons ATGGCTGACTCAGAGGAAGTcgtggaggaggtggtggctgAAGTGCA GGAGGACG AGGTGGAGGTGGCCCCGGCACTGGAAG ATGAAGCCCCTGTGGAGGAGGAAG AGCTAGagcctgcccctgcccctgccgtAGAAG AGGTGGCCCCAGAAGAGGAACCAG AGGAGGCCCCTGCTGAGGAAGAAG AGAAAGCCCCTGTCGAGGAAGAAG CGGCCGCCCCTGCTGAGGAATCAG AGGAGGCTCCTGTGGATGACCAAG AGATGCCCCCGGCAGATGAAG AAACTCCCGCTCAGGAGGAAG TGCCTGAAGCCAAAG AACCGACCGAAG ATGAATCCAGGCCAAAACCAAA GATGTTCGTGCCAAATATCGCCCCACCTAAAATCCCAGAAGGAGACAAAGTGGACTTTGAT GACATCCACAGGAAGAGGCTGGATAAGGATCTCCAGGAGCTTCAGTCCCTGATCGATGCCCACTTCATCCAGAGGAAGAAGGACGAGGAAGAGCTGCTGGCTCTCGTCAGCAGGATC GAGAAACGGCGGGCAGAGCGGTCGGAGCAGCAGAGAATCCGCgcggagagggagaaggaacgACAGGCCCGGCTGGCG gaggagaaggagagaaaggagcAAGAGGAACATCGTAAGAAGCACGACGACGACgccaagaagaagaaggccCTGACCAACATGACCCAGCAGTACGCCGGCATCCAGCAGAAG GGCGAGGGTCGGAAGGGAGCCAAGAagcagacggagagagagaagaagaagaagattctGGCCGAGAGACGGAAGCCTCTTAACATCGACCACCTGCACGAGGACAAGCTGAA GGAGAAGGCCAGTGAGCTGTGGCAGTGGATGATGGAGCTCGAGGCGGAGAAGTTTGACCTTGGCGAAAAACTGAAGAGACAGAAATACGAC ATGAACTTGCTCCAAACCCGAATCGTTGAGCAGCAGAAGTT CGCCAAAGGTCGCGGCAAGGGCAAGGTGGGGGGCCGGCTGAGGTAA
- the LOC118219299 gene encoding troponin T, cardiac muscle-like isoform X20, translating into MADSEEVVEEVVAEVQEDEVEVAPALEDEAPVEEEELEPAPAPAVEEVAPEEEPEEAPAEEEEKAPVEEEAAAPAEESEEAPVDDQEMPPADEETPAQEEEPTEDESRPKPKMFVPNIAPPKIPEGDKVDFDDIHRKRLDKDLQELQSLIDAHFIQRKKDEEELLALVSRIEKRRAERSEQQRIRAEREKERQARLAEEKERKEQEEHRKKHDDDAKKKKALTNMTQQYAGIQQKGEGRKGAKKQTEREKKKKILAERRKPLNIDHLHEDKLKEKASELWQWMMELEAEKFDLGEKLKRQKYDMNLLQTRIVEQQKFAKGRGKGKVGGRLR; encoded by the exons ATGGCTGACTCAGAGGAAGTcgtggaggaggtggtggctgAAGTGCA GGAGGACG AGGTGGAGGTGGCCCCGGCACTGGAAG ATGAAGCCCCTGTGGAGGAGGAAG AGCTAGagcctgcccctgcccctgccgtAGAAG AGGTGGCCCCAGAAGAGGAACCAG AGGAGGCCCCTGCTGAGGAAGAAG AGAAAGCCCCTGTCGAGGAAGAAG CGGCCGCCCCTGCTGAGGAATCAG AGGAGGCTCCTGTGGATGACCAAG AGATGCCCCCGGCAGATGAAG AAACTCCCGCTCAGGAGGAAG AACCGACCGAAG ATGAATCCAGGCCAAAACCAAA GATGTTCGTGCCAAATATCGCCCCACCTAAAATCCCAGAAGGAGACAAAGTGGACTTTGAT GACATCCACAGGAAGAGGCTGGATAAGGATCTCCAGGAGCTTCAGTCCCTGATCGATGCCCACTTCATCCAGAGGAAGAAGGACGAGGAAGAGCTGCTGGCTCTCGTCAGCAGGATC GAGAAACGGCGGGCAGAGCGGTCGGAGCAGCAGAGAATCCGCgcggagagggagaaggaacgACAGGCCCGGCTGGCG gaggagaaggagagaaaggagcAAGAGGAACATCGTAAGAAGCACGACGACGACgccaagaagaagaaggccCTGACCAACATGACCCAGCAGTACGCCGGCATCCAGCAGAAG GGCGAGGGTCGGAAGGGAGCCAAGAagcagacggagagagagaagaagaagaagattctGGCCGAGAGACGGAAGCCTCTTAACATCGACCACCTGCACGAGGACAAGCTGAA GGAGAAGGCCAGTGAGCTGTGGCAGTGGATGATGGAGCTCGAGGCGGAGAAGTTTGACCTTGGCGAAAAACTGAAGAGACAGAAATACGAC ATGAACTTGCTCCAAACCCGAATCGTTGAGCAGCAGAAGTT CGCCAAAGGTCGCGGCAAGGGCAAGGTGGGGGGCCGGCTGAGGTAA
- the LOC118219299 gene encoding troponin T, cardiac muscle-like isoform X29: MADSEEVVEEVVAEVQEDEVEVAPALEDEAPVEEEELEPAPAPAVEEVAPEEEPEEAPAEEEEKAPVEEEAAAPAEESEMPPADEETPAQEEVPEAKEPTEDESRPKPKMFVPNIAPPKIPEGDKVDFDDIHRKRLDKDLQELQSLIDAHFIQRKKDEEELLALVSRIEKRRAERSEQQRIRAEREKERQARLAEEKERKEQEEHRKKHDDDAKKKKALTNMTQQYAGIQQKGEGRKGAKKQTEREKKKKILAERRKPLNIDHLHEDKLKEKASELWQWMMELEAEKFDLGEKLKRQKYDMNLLQTRIVEQQKFAKGRGKGKVGGRLR; encoded by the exons ATGGCTGACTCAGAGGAAGTcgtggaggaggtggtggctgAAGTGCA GGAGGACG AGGTGGAGGTGGCCCCGGCACTGGAAG ATGAAGCCCCTGTGGAGGAGGAAG AGCTAGagcctgcccctgcccctgccgtAGAAG AGGTGGCCCCAGAAGAGGAACCAG AGGAGGCCCCTGCTGAGGAAGAAG AGAAAGCCCCTGTCGAGGAAGAAG CGGCCGCCCCTGCTGAGGAATCAG AGATGCCCCCGGCAGATGAAG AAACTCCCGCTCAGGAGGAAG TGCCTGAAGCCAAAG AACCGACCGAAG ATGAATCCAGGCCAAAACCAAA GATGTTCGTGCCAAATATCGCCCCACCTAAAATCCCAGAAGGAGACAAAGTGGACTTTGAT GACATCCACAGGAAGAGGCTGGATAAGGATCTCCAGGAGCTTCAGTCCCTGATCGATGCCCACTTCATCCAGAGGAAGAAGGACGAGGAAGAGCTGCTGGCTCTCGTCAGCAGGATC GAGAAACGGCGGGCAGAGCGGTCGGAGCAGCAGAGAATCCGCgcggagagggagaaggaacgACAGGCCCGGCTGGCG gaggagaaggagagaaaggagcAAGAGGAACATCGTAAGAAGCACGACGACGACgccaagaagaagaaggccCTGACCAACATGACCCAGCAGTACGCCGGCATCCAGCAGAAG GGCGAGGGTCGGAAGGGAGCCAAGAagcagacggagagagagaagaagaagaagattctGGCCGAGAGACGGAAGCCTCTTAACATCGACCACCTGCACGAGGACAAGCTGAA GGAGAAGGCCAGTGAGCTGTGGCAGTGGATGATGGAGCTCGAGGCGGAGAAGTTTGACCTTGGCGAAAAACTGAAGAGACAGAAATACGAC ATGAACTTGCTCCAAACCCGAATCGTTGAGCAGCAGAAGTT CGCCAAAGGTCGCGGCAAGGGCAAGGTGGGGGGCCGGCTGAGGTAA
- the LOC118219299 gene encoding troponin T, slow skeletal muscle-like isoform X48 has protein sequence MADSEEVVEEVVAEVQEDEVEVAPALEDEAPVEEEELEPAPAPAVEEVAPEEEPEEAPAEEEEKAPVEEEAAAPAEESEPTEDESRPKPKMFVPNIAPPKIPEGDKVDFDDIHRKRLDKDLQELQSLIDAHFIQRKKDEEELLALVSRIEKRRAERSEQQRIRAEREKERQARLAEEKERKEQEEHRKKHDDDAKKKKALTNMTQQYAGIQQKGEGRKGAKKQTEREKKKKILAERRKPLNIDHLHEDKLKEKASELWQWMMELEAEKFDLGEKLKRQKYDMNLLQTRIVEQQKFAKGRGKGKVGGRLR, from the exons ATGGCTGACTCAGAGGAAGTcgtggaggaggtggtggctgAAGTGCA GGAGGACG AGGTGGAGGTGGCCCCGGCACTGGAAG ATGAAGCCCCTGTGGAGGAGGAAG AGCTAGagcctgcccctgcccctgccgtAGAAG AGGTGGCCCCAGAAGAGGAACCAG AGGAGGCCCCTGCTGAGGAAGAAG AGAAAGCCCCTGTCGAGGAAGAAG CGGCCGCCCCTGCTGAGGAATCAG AACCGACCGAAG ATGAATCCAGGCCAAAACCAAA GATGTTCGTGCCAAATATCGCCCCACCTAAAATCCCAGAAGGAGACAAAGTGGACTTTGAT GACATCCACAGGAAGAGGCTGGATAAGGATCTCCAGGAGCTTCAGTCCCTGATCGATGCCCACTTCATCCAGAGGAAGAAGGACGAGGAAGAGCTGCTGGCTCTCGTCAGCAGGATC GAGAAACGGCGGGCAGAGCGGTCGGAGCAGCAGAGAATCCGCgcggagagggagaaggaacgACAGGCCCGGCTGGCG gaggagaaggagagaaaggagcAAGAGGAACATCGTAAGAAGCACGACGACGACgccaagaagaagaaggccCTGACCAACATGACCCAGCAGTACGCCGGCATCCAGCAGAAG GGCGAGGGTCGGAAGGGAGCCAAGAagcagacggagagagagaagaagaagaagattctGGCCGAGAGACGGAAGCCTCTTAACATCGACCACCTGCACGAGGACAAGCTGAA GGAGAAGGCCAGTGAGCTGTGGCAGTGGATGATGGAGCTCGAGGCGGAGAAGTTTGACCTTGGCGAAAAACTGAAGAGACAGAAATACGAC ATGAACTTGCTCCAAACCCGAATCGTTGAGCAGCAGAAGTT CGCCAAAGGTCGCGGCAAGGGCAAGGTGGGGGGCCGGCTGAGGTAA
- the LOC118219299 gene encoding troponin T, cardiac muscle-like isoform X16 has protein sequence MADSEEVVEEVVAEVQEDEVEVAPALEDEAPVEEEELEPAPAPAVEEVAPEEEPEEAPAEEEEKAPVEEEAAAPAEESEEAPVDDQEMPPADEETPAQEEVPEAKEPTEDESRPKPKMFVPNIAPPKIPEGDKVDFDDIHRKRLDKDLQELQSLIDAHFIQRKKDEEELLALVSRIEKRRAERSEQQRIRAEREKERQARLAEEKERKEQEEHRKKHDDDAKKKKALTNMTQQYAGIQQKGEGRKGAKKQTEREKKKKILAERRKPLNIDHLHEDKLKEKASELWQWMMELEAEKFDLGEKLKRQKYDIAQLLARVTDHQSAKGRGKGKVGGRLR, from the exons ATGGCTGACTCAGAGGAAGTcgtggaggaggtggtggctgAAGTGCA GGAGGACG AGGTGGAGGTGGCCCCGGCACTGGAAG ATGAAGCCCCTGTGGAGGAGGAAG AGCTAGagcctgcccctgcccctgccgtAGAAG AGGTGGCCCCAGAAGAGGAACCAG AGGAGGCCCCTGCTGAGGAAGAAG AGAAAGCCCCTGTCGAGGAAGAAG CGGCCGCCCCTGCTGAGGAATCAG AGGAGGCTCCTGTGGATGACCAAG AGATGCCCCCGGCAGATGAAG AAACTCCCGCTCAGGAGGAAG TGCCTGAAGCCAAAG AACCGACCGAAG ATGAATCCAGGCCAAAACCAAA GATGTTCGTGCCAAATATCGCCCCACCTAAAATCCCAGAAGGAGACAAAGTGGACTTTGAT GACATCCACAGGAAGAGGCTGGATAAGGATCTCCAGGAGCTTCAGTCCCTGATCGATGCCCACTTCATCCAGAGGAAGAAGGACGAGGAAGAGCTGCTGGCTCTCGTCAGCAGGATC GAGAAACGGCGGGCAGAGCGGTCGGAGCAGCAGAGAATCCGCgcggagagggagaaggaacgACAGGCCCGGCTGGCG gaggagaaggagagaaaggagcAAGAGGAACATCGTAAGAAGCACGACGACGACgccaagaagaagaaggccCTGACCAACATGACCCAGCAGTACGCCGGCATCCAGCAGAAG GGCGAGGGTCGGAAGGGAGCCAAGAagcagacggagagagagaagaagaagaagattctGGCCGAGAGACGGAAGCCTCTTAACATCGACCACCTGCACGAGGACAAGCTGAA GGAGAAGGCCAGTGAGCTGTGGCAGTGGATGATGGAGCTCGAGGCGGAGAAGTTTGACCTTGGCGAAAAACTGAAGAGACAGAAATACGAC ATCGCTCAGCTTCTGGCTCGGGTCACCGATCACCAAAG CGCCAAAGGTCGCGGCAAGGGCAAGGTGGGGGGCCGGCTGAGGTAA